The following DNA comes from Miscanthus floridulus cultivar M001 chromosome 5, ASM1932011v1, whole genome shotgun sequence.
CAAGTGCATGGAAATAAGTTAAAACGGAATTACATCCTTGGGAGATTGAATAATGTGAATATGACTACcattcatggagctaaggaggtcgttTATGGATGGATTGCAGTAGGTTTAGCCAatgctatggtgatgtttgaccccagtgcgtcacattcgtttatctccagtgcatacgtaaaagaacataagataactatgctaccaatgaggaaaccagtgatggttaagtccccaggaggagaaatgaaggcaaaccgcatatgcccaaaagttagtcttgacataaaggggataaaatttgaagcaaaccttattgtattagagttagtggacgttaatgttattcttggaatgggatggatgtctgcatgtaaaggagtcatcaagtatgcccagcattcggtgcttctaaccacaccgttaggagaaagaattgagtatgagggttttcaacctgcacctgaggaatatgacaatggaaatgatctaatagaaggtgtgaatactgaggatagtaaagttgactgtgagtttccagatgatggtgtagaggaacaaacacccttaGAGGAGCTCCATCCGACAGATGGTGATTATCCAGCTAGAATCTTAGAAAGAGCCCAGGGAACTCTTAAGGGAGAAGTGCTTAATGTGTGTAAAGTTCAATGGAATAACCaatcagaggaagatgcaacttgggaaaatgaGAATCAATTGAAGAGGGATTTTCCTCATCTCTTTGAGGTGTAACACAACTACGTTAGAAGTCAAGATGGGGGTGTCATAAGAAGTTAGTTATACCCTTGAGTTTAAGATTTCTGTATTCAAGACAGTTGTATTCCTTGACTTAAAGGGATATTCCGTGCAGCCAAATCTTTTGTTCTTAAGCTTTGTAGATGAGACAGATGTAACTTGTTAAGCTGGTTTACAATGCAAGTTGAAATGTTGGAATATTTCATTTGAGTTCTATTCCTAGTTCTGTCTCCCTTCCTTGTCCCTAGTTttctcgaatctcgggacgagattcatcttaaggggggtagaattgtaacaccccaaaaatttgcctcttttgaaaataggattaaaatgatttatttgtgattttttgtgctcatgaaacataggaaaataaaaattttcattaaattaaaatacatcataaggtagtaacatgtgtgagcatacatgctgttgcatcttatttattgtgtTGGATggtgaaaattagaaaataaaagtacttttttttaaagttgtaaagttatcttggaaagcttaatagaattgtccatttttTTATTGAAtaggaaagtatatttgaaaccatacttgaattggatttgaatttagcttagaattggaagattagaaaaagaaaaggaattggaaaatgcaagaacttaaaaagttatttttggaaacttcctGAAAATTGGTTCATCTATGTTGGACTTAGAAAGTATATTGAAATCATATTTATTTGGTACATaattgaaatggttttgaattaagaaaagaaatagaattcagaaatggaaaaggatttttatttgaaaatacGCTTTTCTTCCCTTTTCAGCCCAGCACAGCAACCGGCCAGGCCCAGCATCCCCTCCTTTCCCCTCCTTCCTGTTTTTTTTCTCGGCTTTGGCCCGCTGCCCGGCGGCCCGCTTCGCGCCTGCCTCTGCTCCGCCCTTCGTGTCGCTCTGCACCCTGGCCCGCTTCGCTCCGGCCTGCTCCGCGGTCCAGCTCCACCGCGTGGCCCAGCTACCGCCCCAGTCCGCTCGGCCTTCAGCGCCCACGGCCGCATGCGCCCcgctctcttctccctcgctgcaAGCCAAGACCCGCTCGTCAGCGTGCACCCGCACGCGCTCTTCCCCTCTCTCTCACTGCGTTGCCGACCCCGCCTGTCAGCCACCCGCATGTCCGTCGTCTTCCCTTTCCTTTCCTCCCCTGCTTCTTTCCTTTCCTTGCCCGGTAATGGCGCTGCCCCGAACGACAGGTCACAGCCGCCGCCGCACCTGCATGGAAAGCCCCGTAATCGCCGCGCGCTCCCCTTCCTTCCACACCACAGCCGCCCGCCTATAAAGCCCCAGCCTGAGCCCTCCCCTCTGCCCCTTCTCCGTTCGCCGCACGAagctcaccaccgccgccgtAGTCCCGCTGCTCCGGTGCCGTATCAACGACGCCGAAGCGCCCGTGAGCTTCTCCATGACCCGACGCATCCGTAGGTAACTTAGATTCTACATTTTGGTCTCGATTTGATTGGATTCGACCTCACCCGTGCCCTTCCTCTCTCCTCAGATCGCCGCCGACGGTGACCCGCCCCATCGAAGCCTACCGGACGCCGCGGCCACCACCGTCGACCTCGCGGTGAGCTTCTCCGCCTCCCGGTGTTCTCCATTCATCAACTAGCACGCTAGAACTCCATACCCGCAAGAGCAatcaccgccggccatggagggctCGCCGGTGATGCCCTATAGCCGCCGGAATTCGTCTAGTGCCACCTGCGCCGTCGGATTCGCGATGAAGGGCCGCGATTAGATCTTACCTCTTCGTTAAGTGACTGGTCCATGGACCCATAGACCACAGTCCACCGTGGCCGCGTCAGCCGGTCCACAGAGCCACGTCGTGGACCGCACCAATCCCCGGCCGCCACGCGTCAGCCCAGTCAGCGTCGTAGTCAACCCCCAGTCAAAGCCATACgtattttgcagaaaagcccccacGTTTTCAAGTAATCAACCCGAGATCCAAAGCAgttcaaaataaattcaaatcagccctgtttttattcactttagaccctgtatttttctagaattagtgtgcccagtccaaaatacatttaaattcagatttttaattgttttaattcaaatttgagttcaaatatttacaggaatgccactggatcttattttatgcgtaacttttgcgtttgaagtccgatttgacccgttcgaattgcgttaggatcgtatttacgttatctacgtgtttatactactgttaggcatgttttcaacacttgaaattcatgagtagatttaatctattaattaaccaaagcaaaacttgtttaaatcataatttaTTTGTTTTAACTCCGAAAAAGTCCATTCaggttgcgtttgtttcataacgacaagatctacgtattagtaatgatgtttactatattactatttcataaaaatcatagtttaaatcatatcttgattaaagattatgcaactaggttttatacataaaatatgatttgttttacttttgttttataatctaaaattgacttaaatcaatctatattatttataaatatcttttataaatgaattcatatggttaacataaatgaagcctatagtttatttttccacgtataaggcaaatctctcggtagttgcaacttttcaaccatagcttcgattagcgtgcctctcgcgactatgtgttcgtagtgatgcgtagaatcgtatatcaatctcttttacttatttttctatgattggtgtactgttctgatatagatacaactgtatgctatgcatgtatgtgtatggatgtttgtgtggtgttctacgattgtccagtcggtgagatatacgtggtgatctagaagaagaagaaagacatcaaagaataaagcttaccgaaggatcggtgtgtaaggcaagtatagcatgggaccatccttgttacctattcatatataatcacttaattcatattgcatgtgtctaccttgttaccaataaggatatcctagatatttgatatcttgcaccttgatacctttgggatattgcatggaatagtttttgctagtgcttaatcaaaaccatgatcttgtaacttgactaatggtatatgcaataaacattaaaatatgactttttagtaacatggaaccagggggctgaagtgtttatatgcttcagattcctctccctaaggactcatctgtaagtgatcatccgggacttacagtacagctgtgagggctatatggctctggctttagctcagtatgaggaccttttctagcttgctagcggttacctttatggcgcaagaggggctccaacgggtatgatctcggtctgcTAAGTAGAtgcacttgctagtcactacttggagaggggttcatgcttattgatgggaaaaccttagcggccctaacttgttagacgaacctttgaaaggcttcatagtgaaccctgccgaccttcctgggtagtgggtcaagaggctgatcacctcaggcgaaagggtaaatcatgactcacagtgaacgtgtacaaactctgcagagtgtaaaactgttataacagccgtgctcacggacacgagcgaccttggacccttatggaatagagatgatcactaatggataatgatgatgctaataattgattgtttatgctatacattattcatgtttacttgatcatgagtttatgggcttatggataaacttgttgccagccaattgctaaaaagatgatctattaaagctaatcgcagtaaaccagtgtcagcctttttgagcctcatgaaccccatgatataattgttaagtacgacatgtacttacgcttgttttacttttctatacattggataaaaatcctggatgggtaccagattgctggttttggaggagttaggcttgtggtcaaccagtcagtcgtccctgtgaatttggagtcttcgcctgaagaacggagtcaactttccgctgtctatactctgagggtgcttttcttttactaatatgttatgtaataagtattgtcttttgatattaccctgatttgtggctgtatgtgagatttgacttcctgggctcacatatagtgtgtatctggttttgcctttaaaaccgggtgctacaaaggtGATGTAACATCCCGGtctagggcttaacaggattaataggatactcataaaaataagttgcaacttcttttctggaagcccatctgcaaataactctgaggttaagcgtgcttggcctggagcgataggtgaccgaccgggaagttcttcccgggtgcgcacgagtgaggacaaagtgcgtagaaaagacctatgttggtctgtgagggtagtctatatcctagagaagctgctagatgtaagcgggcccggcctcggagaggcgggacgttatagaatggtatcagagccgactctcgcggtttcacgggcacgtgtgtcgcagttgcgcaggcatggtgcgcatggctggtgtggatccggcgtggtcacacagcatggcacatgcgctggctctggacacatggacgtggccaagagaggacgctcctggcttgggattgatcgacgaggacgtcgatctcttaagggggtgaggatgtaacatcccgatCTAGGGCTTAAcatgattaataggatactcataccaataagttgcaacttcttttctggaagcccatctgcaaataactctgaggttaagcgtgcttggcctggagcgatgggtgaccgaccgggaagttcttcccgggtgcgcacgagtgaggacaaagtgcacagaaaagacctgtgttggtctgtgagggcagtctatatcctagagaagctaccagatgtaagcgagcccggcctcggagaggcgggacgttatacACCTTtgcgatgacgtatggtccctcccatggtggagagagcttatggtggttcttgttgctctagacaaggTAGAGCATCAGGTCTCtgatgttgaaggcctgaccaCGCACTAGATGGCTGTGGTAccagcgcaacgcttgctggtacttggctgagtggaggagggcgacattgtgcacttcatctagctggtccatggcatcctcgagggatgcctcggctccctatttatCGTATGCCCTAACCCTCgatgctccataatcgaggtcggttgggaggatagcctcagaaccatagaccatgaagaatggtgtgtcggtgttttgagtaaacaccaatgagtaaatttgtgttattgcccGTCTGacctagatggtgtgctaaaaagacacaaggtttataccagtttgggtagaatgtccctatgtctagttcatggctgctgctcgtattattaatactaaaaagttcatagtaggggttacaaacgggtgagagagggataggtcctaagtctctgatggaaagctcgaatgggtgatgagaggatggttgctgctcagctatgtgtgatgtgatgtgtGATGTGTTAAACCAATCCTTTTAGTGGGGTGccttgccttcccttttatagtccaagggagagcagggattacagatgggtgaaagaaaaaaactagaggcaaaggagatCCTTCAAAGATGTcgagtcttccttttcctctatgcgggccctgctgacatggcaagcGGTGTCAGGGATAGCTCAATGCTAGGTGCATGTCTGCTGATCTAGATAGGGCCACGCTGGGCATCTGTCTACTGATGATGTCATGTCCTGGCATTTGTTAGCAAGTTATCGCGTCCCATCCCACCCCGGCGGGCAGCGCGgcggaccagggtgctgatccATGACATACAGGGAGCAGACAGCGCAGTGACCGCATGTCTGTTACTATACgtgatgcgagtttcctcctagaccatagtggttgtcgtgagcttccaTTAGGATCCACGCCCAAGGGCAAGTGGCGGCTctcacaacactgtaagacaaatgtcggcgcctacaacactgtttgagcTCTAAAatgcctagaaggtctcaaagcgcCCTTCTTGTCATATCATGACAGTACTTCTCTATAGGCATGCAGGATATGGTCCTTGATATtacagttgacttgagtgccctacttTATCTACGGGCGTCATTAGGAAGGAGTCGTGtgtaggcgtcgggcgaggcagagccccccTTAGgagccgggcgaggcggagccaccccttgggggtcgggtgaggtgaagacaaccctcagacgtcgggcgaggcagagccaacccttgggggttGGGTGAAGCAGAGCCAGtcctcagacgtcaggcgaggcagagccattcTTCAGACaccgggcaaggtggagccatccttcagacatcgggtgaggcggagccaaccctcaggggtcgagtgaagtggagccagtcctcagacggcgaggcagagccatcctTCATaccttgggtgaggcagagccatccttcagacattgggcaaggcggagccaaccctcgtgggttgagcgaggtggagctagtcCTTAGAtgccaggcgaggcggagccatccttcagacgtcgggtgaggtggagccaacccttgggggttgggcaaggcagagctagctctcagatgttgggcgaggtggaaccatcCCTCGGGAGTCAACCTATGGCATTCCCAACCCTTGGGGTCAGATGATCGGATGAAATGAAGCCTGCGGCCTTGGTGGtttggacgaggcagagcccactGGGAAACATAGTCACGTTCTTGATCGCTCTGATGAATTAGCATTGATGGGTATCAACTCCtcttctttgggtaccctagtattggtccctaacATGGTGTGTACCCATTCATGTGGGGGTGGGCCACGGCGACCCAATCGACGcaaatgtggtattcatcatagaatagGAGGAACTTCTTTATGGTGAAATGCATGTtgttgtccgtgataatggagtttgggaccccaaagtgctggatgatgtcaaggaagaatagcatggcttgctcagacttgatggcagagatcggtcgagcctctatccactttataaacttgtctacggcgacaagcaagtgTGTGTAGCCCCCAGGCGCCCTATTGAGAAGTCCAaatagatcgagcccctagaccacaaatggccatgtgatagggatcatttgaagtgcttgggccggtaggtgggtctgtcgagtgtagtattgacacccttcgtaggtgcgcacaattTGTTCCGCATCGGCTAGTAcgatcggccagtagaagccttatcgGAACGCATTTTTGACTTGggttctaggcgtggcatggtgatcgtagaccccaccatggatatcactcagcaaccgcttcccttgttcgatggggatgcagcgctataggatcctggtgtggcttcacctatagagctagCCCCTAGTAAGTATAAAGAACTTGGCACGACGCCTGAGCCaccgagcctctattttgtctATCGGCagtgcctcatggaggaggtagtcgaggtaaggcatcctccagtcgCTCAGAGGGTCAAGCTCTATCGctagatcctcgtcaagctccatgacttcggggttGGATGGAGCCAATGGCcggttagcccctgagcccagGGCGGGTGGTGCGTCACTAGTCTGTTCTAGCTCCTCATAGtagaccgagggcttgtactggtTGCTGGCAAAGATGCTCATTGGTACTAGCTCTCGACCAGATGCCACTTTTGCTAGTGtgtcggccacctcgttgagacacctcgggatgtgattgagcttgagaccattgaacttgtcctctagctggcggacttcttggcaatatgcaGCTATCTTAGCATTGttgtagcttgattccttcatgacttggtcgatgactagctgggagtcaccTTGGATGTTGAGCCATCGGATACCTAaatcgatggcgatgcgtaggccattgacgtgcgcctcatactcggccacattgttggaggggaaatggatgtgaaccatatACCTCATGCATAGcccgaggggcaaaacaaagaccaatCCCATGccgacgcctttcttcatcagtgatccatcaaagtacatcatccaatactcttggc
Coding sequences within:
- the LOC136455397 gene encoding uncharacterized protein, with translation MAIKSQVLANFIIEWSEVQMPPAVVGQEYWMMYFDGSLMKKGVGMGLVFVLPLGLCMRYMVHIHFPSNNVAEYEAHVNGLRIAIDLGIRWLNIQGDSQLVIDQVMKESSYNNAKIAAYCQEVRQLEDKFNGLKLNHIPRCLNEVADTLAKVASGRELVPMSIFASNQYKPSVYYEELEQTSDAPPALGSGANRPLAPSNPEVMELDEDLAIELDPLSDWRMPYLDYLLHEALPIDKIEARWLRRRAKFFILTRG